One Tenebrio molitor chromosome 2, icTenMoli1.1, whole genome shotgun sequence genomic region harbors:
- the LOC138122888 gene encoding serine/threonine-protein kinase TBK1-like, translated as MSGCLNESKNYIWNTECEADCLGAGTFGKVYRGIHKQTGDKVAVKTFKQVNQAACQETKMLQSLQHQYIIQLYDIEVEKLSKNEVMIMELCNGGSLMNFLNQPENVLGLPDKEFLLVTEHLSGGLEYLKRHNVIHRDVKPDNIMRQVLDDGRTIYKLADFGTARELPEGQNFYSLHGTEPYLNPKMFKALFFGNQCTREFGPDTDLWSVGVTLYQTATGHLPFAMQSRHLMWTTYSEMERRRGIISAIQQSNSEEIVYQDKLPQNCHLSVGLRQLITPIIAGLFIQDGDEQWSFSNYYDKITELVSRRVFNVFNVNKMQLHKIYVKPDETFADFKRHVLRQSDVRDEDQVFLYKEHLIVNRFDDFPRVESECIFLFDRTNREVEFRCSVQPNLETLSNFQTARATEACDYYRLAYRTRRDLCLVKNVMELQSTVCKYFSIFIRAFQSYCKEELAEQRKLYDMLIEKYSETKKRICLLEKLERLSRESDIFFVENFSVLTTDFMNQASQSFDELNTARVELNLAPSHDSYFSIATAELAEINPLLKSLCRSTADSKVYEFERTKFCHCVRTIREIFTEKVEPNFDDFVKVVKEWYQSEFFSNLKALSNLKNDLNSYRANLKKFDDEIHSRSDNSVSSIVSRKNAFTSQKKLKETLEQYRQNSHDMASIIEKNTKLVEKMNELILSLDMNLSTEV; from the exons ATGTCGGGGTGTCTCAATGAATCTAAAAACTACATCTGGAATACAGAATGCGAGGCTGATTGTCTCGGTGCCGGAACATTCGGGAAGGTCTATCGTGGTATTCACAAGCAAACAGGTGATAAAGTGGCTGTGAAAACCTTCAAACAGGTCAACCAAGCAGCGTGCCAAGAAACGAAGATGTTACAAAGTCTTCAACACCAGTACATCATCCAGCTGTACGACATCGAAGTGGAAAAATTAAGCAAGAACGAGGTCATGATCATGGAGTTGTGCAATGGGGGAAGCTTGATGAATTTTCTGAATCAACCGGAGAACGTGTTGGGATTGCCGGATAAAGAATTCTTGTTGGTAACCGAACATTTGTCTGGAGGACTGGAGTACTTGAAGAGGCACAACGTGATACATCGCGACGTAAAGCCAG ATAACATAATGCGTCAAGTTTTGGACGACGGTCGCACCATTTACAAACTGGCTGATTTTGGCACGGCCCGCGAACTGCCCGAAGGACAAAACTTCTATTCCCTTCACGGCACCGAACCCTACCTCAACCCTAAGATGTTCAAGGCTTTGTTTTTTGGAAATCAATGTACCAGAGAGTTCGGACCGGACACCGATTTGTGGTCGGTCGGCGTCACTTTGTACCAAACTGCGACCGGACATTTGCCCTTCGCCATGCAATCACGCCACTTGATGTGGACAACTTACAGCGAAATGGAGCGAAGAAGGGGAATCATTTCGGCGATTCAGCAGTCAAATTCGGAAGAGATCGTCTACCAGGACAAGCTGCCTCAGAATTGTCATCTGAGTGTCGGTTTGAGACAGTTGATCACACCTATAATTGCAGGGCTTTTTATACAAGATGGTGACGAGCAATGGTCGTTTTCGAACTACTACGATAAAATCACGGAACTGGTTTCCCGAAGAGTCTTTAACGTCTTCAACGTTAACAAGATGCAGTTGCACAAGATTTACGTGAAGCCGGACGAAACGTTCGCGGATTTTAAACGTCACGTTTTGCGACAGAGCGACGTTCGAGACGAAGATCAGGTCTTTCTCTATAAAGAGCATTTAATTGTTAATCGTTTTGACGATTTTCCACGTGTGGAGTCTGAATGTATATTTCTGTTCGATAGAACCAACCGGGAGGTGGAATTCAGATGCAGTGTTCAACCAAACCTCGAAACTCTGTCTAACTTTCAGACTGCACGTGCAACTGAGGCTTGCGATTATTATCGACTAGCGTACCGCACACGTCGGGATTTGTGCCTTGTTAAAAATGTGATGGAATTGCAATCTACTGTTTGCAAGTACTTTAGTATTTTTATTAGAGCTTTTCAGAGTTACTGTAAAGAAGAACTGGCGGAGCAGCGCAAACTCTACGATATGTtgatagaaaaatattcagaaaCCAAAAAGAGAATTTGCCTTTTGGAAAAACTTGAACGTTTGAGTCGCGAAAGTGATATTTTCTTTGTGGAAAATTTCTCAGTCCTAACTACAGATTTTATGAATCAAGCATCTCAATCATTCGACGAACTAAACACTGCCAGAGTTGAACTAAATTTGGCCCCGTCGCACGACTCCTACTTCAGTATTGCCACCGCGGAACTTGCGGAAATAAATCCCTTGTTGAAGAGCTTGTGTCGTTCGACGGCCGACTCGAAAGTGTACGAGTTCGAGAGGACTAAATTCTGTCACTGCGTTCGAACGATTAGGGAGATATTTACCGAGAAGGTGGAGCCCAATTTTGACGATTTCGTCAAAGTTGTCAAAGAATGGTACCAAAGCGAGTTCTTCTCGAATCTCAAAGCTCtaagtaatttgaaaaatgatttgaaCAGTTATCGGGCGAATTTGAAGAAGTTTGACGACGAGATCCATTCTCGAAGTGACAATAGTGTAAGTTCTATTGTATCAAGAAAGAATGCTTTTACCAGTCAGAAGAAGTTGAAAGAAACCCTGGAACAGTATAGACAAAACAGTCACGATATGGCGTcaattatcgaaaaaaataccaaGTTGGTGGAAAAAATGAACGAGTTGATATTGAGTTTGGATATGAATTTGTCCACTGAAGTGTAA
- the IKKepsilon gene encoding inhibitor of nuclear factor kappa-B kinase subunit epsilon: MSFLRGSQNYVWSTTSVLGKGATGAVYQGVNKINGEPVAVKTFNQMSHLRPHDVQMREFEVLQKVKHENIVKLLAIEEEQENRGKVIVMELCTGGSLFNILDDPENTYGLSESEFLKVLQDLSAGMKHLRDNNLVHRDLKPGNIMKFICDDGRTVYKLTDFGAARELPEGQQFQSLYGTEEYLHPDLYERAVLRKPCNKTFGATIDLWSIGVTLYHVATGNLPFRPYGGRKNKETMHVITTKKASGVISGIQVTEDGQIEWRKTLPDSCQLSPGLKKIITPLLAGLLEADTKKIWTFERFFTEVTDMLSRRIVNIFHVNKAQLIKVYIHPDESYNHLQNYINEQTEVAPENQILLLDSGLFRDIVEESTRAGGYPDTTDEEPLILFNIENNNVLVVPEQSIPKFNEFGNVTSVDSDAAQAKNACSIGYLCKRRIERYSQSCCHFSNCVENFVQYVNKELKEVNQMCIHLLEKTTIHKKTAQFLESTQRLASFKVSNAPRVSYVDELKQLSENFVSETAKKIMQLNQNHVVENSLKSEWDTSSRLLKCPVKSRASERAKTEVERLRDSWQHLVRDRATRTLSYNDEQFHILERIKITHTINRIKLLLQKEVFPQYVQLAENLGDWYKIAQTVYLQLMILNRDVMNYDNNLKKFELGMFIKNEEYLEQVRKCLEQDANEISNKKTKNSNNQKLKIYLDEYRRESCDMKAVILENAELVEQVNRVLDELSIDDE, from the exons ATGTCCTTCTTGAGAGGGTCTCAGAATTACGTGTGGTCCACAACGAGTGTTTTGGGCAAGGGGGCTACAGGAGCCGTCTATCAAGGTGTAAACAAAATCAACGGTGAACCTGTGGCTGTGAAAACGTTCAACCAGATGAGCCACCTACGTCCACACGATGTTCAGATGCGTGAATTCGAAGTGTTGCAGAAAGTTAAGCACGAAAACATCGTCAAGCTTTTGGCCATTGAAGAAGAACAAGAAAATCGGGGGAAAGTCATTGTTATGGAGCTTTGTACTGGTGGAAGCCTTTTTAATATATTGGACGACCCGGAGAATACATATGGTCTTTCCGAGAGTGAATTCTTGAAGGTGTTGCAGGATTTGTCAGCCGGGATGAAGCACCTTCGGGACAATAATCTAGTTCATCGCGATTTGAAACCAG GCAATATTATGAAATTCATCTGTGATGACGGCAGGACCGTGTACAAGTTGACCGACTTCGGGGCCGCCCGCGAGCTGCCCGAAGGACAACAGTTTCAATCGTTGTACGGAACAGAAGAGTACCTGCACCCAGATCTCTACGAACGAGCAGTATTAAGAAAGCCATGCAACAAGACATTCGGCGCCACAATCGACTTGTGGTCGATCGGAGTGACTTTGTATCATGTGGCCACGGGAAATCTACCATTTCGACCGTACGGAGGCCGCAAAAACAAAGAGACCATGCACGTGATCACCACGAAGAAGGCGAGCGGCGTCATTTCCGGAATTCAAGTGACCGAAGACGGACAAATCGAGTGGAGGAAGACGTTGCCCGACAGCTGCCAACTGAGCCcaggtttgaagaaaatcatCACTCCTCTGCTGGCGGGACTGTTGGAAGCCGACACGAAGAAAATTTGGACCTTCGAGAGGTTCTTCACAGAAGTAACGGACATGTTGTCGAGAAGGATCGTAAATATCTTTCACGTCAACAAGGCGCAGTTGATCAAGGTGTACATTCACCCGGACGAGAGTTACAACCACTTGCAGAATTACATAAACGAGCAGACGGAAGTAGCGCCGGAAAATCAGATTTTGTTGTTAGATTCGGGCTTGTTCAGGGACATAGTCGAGGAGAGCACCAGAGCTGGGGGCTATCCGGATACGACAGACGAAGAACCGTTGATTTTGTTCAACATAGAGAACAACAACGTTTTGGTGGTTCCCGAACAGAGCATTCCCAAATTTAACGAGTTCGGGAACGTCACTTCCGTAGACAGTGACGCAGCTCAAGCCAAAAACGCTTGCAGCATCGGCTACTTGTGCAAGCGAAGAATCGAAAGGTACTCCCAGTCTTGCTGCCACTTCAGCAATTGTGTAGAAAACTTCGTGCAATATGTAAATAAGGAATTGAAAGAGGTCAACCAGATGTGCATCCACCTCTTGGAGAAGACCACGATACACAAGAAGACTGCCCAGTTTCTCGAGTCCACGCAGCGGCTGGCCTCGTTCAAGGTCTCGAACGCACCTCGAGTCAGCTACGTGGACGAGTTGAAACAGTTGAGCGAGAATTTCGTGTCGGAAACTGCGAAAAAGATAATGCAGCTTAACCAGAACCACGTGGTGGAGAACAGTCTGAAGTCGGAGTGGGACACGTCGAGTCGCCTCTTGAAGTGTCCGGTCAAGAGTCGAGCGTCGGAGAGGGCGAAGACCGAAGTGGAGCGTTTGAGAGACTCTTGGCAGCATTTGGTGAGGGACCGAGCGACGCGCACTCTTTCGTACAACGACGAACAGTTCCACATTTTGGAGAGGATAAAGATCACTCACACTATAAATCGGATCAAGTTACTCTTGCAGAAAGAAGTGTTTCCGCAGTACGTGCAACTGGCCGAGAATTTGGGTGACTGGTACAAGATCGCCCAAACTGTGTACTTACAGTTGATGATTTTGAACAGGGACGTGATGAACTACGACAACAACTTGAAGAAATTCGAACTGGGGATGTTCATCAAGAATGAAGAGTACTTGGAACAGGTGAGGAAGTGTCTGGAACAGGACGCTAACGAGATTTCTAATAAAAAGACCAAGAACTCCAACAACCAAAAACTCAAAATCTACTTGGACGAGTACAGGAGGGAGAGTTGTGATATGAAGGCGGTGATTTTAGAGAATGCCGAGCTTGTGGAGCAAGTTAATCGCGTTTTGGATGAGTTGAGTATTGACGACGAATGA
- the LOC138123076 gene encoding uncharacterized protein has product MSYSGARSRHRALHLLLNNQAIPKLQHIRYLGVTFSKNCTLNQDVKETLKKSRNRANLLYRIRGRIRGCDSKTLYHTYKSYIRPVIEYRAPIYVTLYPALLHQISACERRMLRRIFRLPDRFPSENLHQETNTIPIQSRLKELQSRYVTRTLNSNNALAIQTLSTSFKYPSRDSRLLNRIPKIPKRKLKRPPTALLSPAYTDLPDDLQELVDSTPLTMR; this is encoded by the coding sequence ATGTCCTACTCCGGAGCCAGGTCCCGCCACCGAGCCCTCCATCTCCTACTCAACAACCAGGCCATCCCCAAACTTCAACACATCCGCTACCTCGGCGTCaccttttccaaaaattgcaCCCTCAACCAGGACGTCAAAGAAACCCTCAAAAAATCCCGCAACCGAGCCAACCTCCTGTACAGGATTCGAGGGCGCATCCGTGGGTGCGATTCGAAAACCCTGTACCACACCTACAAATCCTACATCCGTCCCGTCATCGAATACCGCGCCCCCATCTACGTCACCCTATACCCGGCCCTCCTCCACCAAATCTCCGCCTGCGAGAGAAGAATGCTCCGCAGGATCTTTCGACTCCCCGACAGGTTCCCCTCCGAAAACCTCCACCAGGAAACCAACACAATCCCGATCCAATCCCGCCTCAAAGAACTCCAGAGCCGCTACGTGACACGCACCCTAAACTCCAACAACGCCCTCGCCATCCAAACCCTGTCCACCTCGTTTAAATACCCGTCACGAGACAGCCGCCTCCTCAACAGAATCCCGAAAATTCCAAAGCGCAAGCTAAAACGCCCCCCAACAGCTCTCCTCTCACCAGCCTACACCGACCTACCAGATGACCTCCAGGAGCTTGTGGACTCAACCCCCTTGACCATGCGGTAG